One stretch of Amycolatopsis tolypomycina DNA includes these proteins:
- a CDS encoding pyridoxamine 5'-phosphate oxidase family protein, translating to MSADLEQVRTLSLQEHGLATVATTRADGTVHASVVNAGVLDDPVTGAPGVAYVAVGKAHKLALLRRAGHATVTFRRGWNWLSVTGAVHLVGPDDPDPGFDPAGLPQLLRDVFIAATGTHDDWAEYDRVMAEERRVAVFIRADRIIGNP from the coding sequence ATGAGCGCTGATCTCGAGCAGGTTCGCACGCTGTCGCTGCAGGAGCACGGCCTCGCCACCGTGGCCACCACGCGGGCGGACGGCACCGTGCACGCCTCCGTCGTCAATGCCGGCGTCCTCGACGATCCGGTCACCGGTGCGCCCGGTGTCGCCTACGTCGCGGTCGGGAAGGCGCACAAGCTCGCCTTGCTGCGGCGGGCCGGGCATGCCACCGTCACCTTCCGGCGCGGGTGGAACTGGCTCTCCGTCACTGGCGCCGTCCACCTCGTGGGGCCCGACGACCCCGATCCGGGCTTCGATCCCGCGGGCCTGCCACAGCTGCTGCGTGACGTCTTCATCGCCGCCACCGGGACCCATGACGACTGGGCCGAGTACGACCGTGTCATGGCCGAAGAGCGGCGGGTTGCGGTGTTCATCCGGGCGGACCGGATAATCGGCAATCCCTGA
- a CDS encoding family 20 glycosylhydrolase has translation MKNPFARRLGRALAVLALVGAGTQATPAAAATPALQSIVPVPVSVTPAAGVAFPLVSTTSIVTEAGSAPARQVGDYLAGVLRPSTGFPLPVSDAPASVPSGSIALLLSGAPAAVGAQGYQLVSTASSVTVRATTADGLFAGVQTLRQLLPGRVESASPQPGPWSVPGATILDYPRFAYRGAMLDVARHFHPVSTVKKYLDQLAQYKINNLHLHLSDDQGWRIQIDSWPRLTTYGGSTQVGGGPGGYYTKAQYTEIVNYAAARHITVIPEIDMPGHVNAALASYAELNCNGVAPALRTDIAVGYSSLCISKDITYQFVADVLRELAALTPGPYIHIGGDEASSTSAADYLTFVNKVLPLVAATGKSVVGWHDIAKASLPASATPQFWGTSTSDAGVSTAVSRGSKVILSPANKAYLDMKYNSATPIGLSWAGYIEVQDAYGWNPGAYLSGAGESAVRGVESPLWTETVVTGSDIEYLAFPRLAAHAELGWSPWSTHDWTTFRTRLGAQAPRWVAQGINFYRSSQVPWDTGGTNPGTCADPAWSASQVYTGGNVVSHNGHKWTAKWWTQGEEPGTTGQWGVWTDNGAC, from the coding sequence CGCTGGTCTCGACCACTTCGATCGTCACCGAAGCCGGTTCGGCCCCGGCCCGGCAGGTCGGCGACTACCTGGCCGGCGTCCTGCGGCCGTCGACCGGCTTCCCGCTGCCGGTGTCCGACGCCCCGGCGTCCGTGCCGTCCGGCAGCATCGCGCTGCTGCTGAGCGGCGCGCCCGCGGCCGTGGGCGCGCAGGGTTACCAGCTGGTGTCGACGGCGTCGTCGGTCACGGTGCGCGCGACGACCGCGGACGGGCTGTTCGCCGGAGTCCAGACGCTGCGGCAGCTGCTGCCCGGCCGCGTCGAGAGCGCGTCACCCCAGCCGGGTCCGTGGAGCGTGCCGGGAGCGACGATCCTCGACTACCCGCGCTTCGCCTACCGCGGCGCGATGCTCGACGTCGCCCGGCACTTCCACCCGGTATCGACGGTCAAGAAGTACCTCGACCAGCTGGCCCAGTACAAGATCAACAACCTGCACCTGCACCTGTCCGACGACCAGGGCTGGCGCATCCAGATAGACAGCTGGCCCCGCCTGACGACGTACGGCGGAAGCACCCAGGTCGGCGGCGGCCCGGGCGGTTACTACACGAAGGCGCAGTACACGGAGATCGTGAACTACGCGGCGGCACGCCACATCACGGTGATCCCGGAGATCGACATGCCGGGTCACGTGAACGCGGCACTGGCGTCGTACGCGGAGCTGAACTGCAACGGGGTGGCGCCCGCGTTGCGCACGGACATCGCGGTCGGCTACAGCTCGTTGTGCATTTCGAAGGACATCACGTACCAGTTCGTGGCGGACGTCCTGCGCGAGCTGGCGGCCCTCACCCCGGGCCCGTACATCCACATCGGCGGCGACGAGGCATCGTCCACCTCGGCGGCGGATTACCTGACGTTCGTCAACAAGGTCCTCCCCCTGGTGGCGGCGACGGGCAAGTCGGTGGTGGGCTGGCACGACATCGCCAAGGCGTCCCTCCCGGCCTCGGCAACACCGCAGTTCTGGGGAACATCGACATCGGACGCGGGCGTCTCGACGGCGGTTTCCCGCGGCAGCAAGGTGATCCTGTCCCCGGCGAACAAGGCATACCTGGACATGAAGTACAACAGCGCAACCCCGATCGGCCTGTCCTGGGCGGGCTACATCGAGGTCCAGGACGCGTACGGCTGGAACCCGGGAGCGTATCTGTCGGGCGCGGGCGAATCGGCGGTCCGCGGCGTGGAGTCTCCACTGTGGACGGAGACGGTGGTGACAGGGTCCGATATCGAGTACCTGGCATTCCCTCGCTTGGCGGCGCACGCGGAGCTGGGCTGGTCACCGTGGTCAACGCACGACTGGACGACGTTCCGCACCCGGTTGGGAGCGCAGGCCCCACGCTGGGTGGCGCAGGGGATCAACTTCTACCGGTCGTCCCAGGTGCCGTGGGACACGGGCGGGACGAACCCGGGAACCTGCGCGGACCCGGCGTGGAGTGCTTCGCAGGTGTACACGGGCGGGAACGTGGTTTCGCACAACGGCCACAAGTGGACGGCGAAGTGGTGGACACAGGGCGAGGAGCCGGGAACGACGGGCCAGTGGGGAGTCTGGACCGACAACGGGGCTTGCTGA